GACGGGATAAGGTGATGCCTCCCGATCCCTTCGGTGTTTCAGCTCCACGGTTGTCATGCTGAGCGGCAGGCGAAGCATCTCCCCCAGCCGTGACCCGGTTGAGCCGGGCACCGATCCTTCGTCCGACTCAGGATGACCAAGCGGAGGGACGGGATAAGGTGATGCCTCCCGATTCCTTCGGTGTTTCAGCTCCACGGTTGTCATGCTGAGGTCCGCGAAGCATCTGGCCAAGCCGTGACCTGGTTGAGCCAGGCACCGATCCTTCGTCCGACTCAGGATGACAAAGCGGAGGGCTGGATTATGATCGCCCTACCATTGATGCCTCACGACCCCTTCGGCTTTTCAGTTCCCCGGTTGTCATGCTGAGCTGCAAGCGAAGCATCTCGCCAAGCCAAGATCCGCTCGAGCCTGGGAGAGACAGCTTTCTCGTCTCTCAGGATAAATTACTTCGTGGCAGGCTATGGAAGAGCCATCCATTCACTTGGACCAGGGAAGAAGAATTATATTTTTCATTTGAGTCTTCCCGCATTTTGTCCATGTCGTTTGACATTCGCGTTCTGGTTCACTGTGCGCAACCGGTATTCAATAGGGTAATAGCGAGGCGGCGAGTCTCTACGGAGATGGAGGCTTCCGCAATTGGCAACGTATCCCCATGATTCAGTCCTCACATCCCGACATTATTGTCATTGGAGCGTCAGCAGGAGGAATTACCGCGCTCAAAAAGCTGGTGTCCTATTTTCCCCAGGATTTGCAAGCTTCGATATTGGTGGTTCTCCATCTCGGCTCGTATTCGACTTCCACGCTGGATACCATTTTAGCGGAGGCCGGGCCTCTACCGGCCACATTTGCCAAAAATGGAGAATTCATTTCCTACGGGAGGATGTATGTGGCTCCTCCGGATTTTCATCTGCTGATTGATAAGGATGTGATGGTCCTTTCCAAGGGACCGCGTGAAAATCTTTGGCGGCCGTCTATTGACACGTTATTTCGTTCGGCGGCGGTGTCCTATGGCGTGCGGGTCGTGGGGATTATTTTATCAGGATATCTGGATGATGGCGTGGCCGGCCTTCTGGCCATCCAGCGGTGCGGGGGGATGATTATGGTTCAGGATCCCGCAGAGGCTCTGTTTCCCGATCTGCCGAATAATGTGCTGGCTCATATGCGCGTCGATGTATGTTTGCCGGTGGAAGATCTGGCCCGCCAACTGATTCAACAGGTCAAGACCACGGTAGGTCAGGAATTTCCTCCTCCTGAAGATCTGATTGAAGAAAACGTCACTGTCGATGATTATATGAGTCATCTTCCCCCTCGGCACGTCAAGGGGGAAGTGGCCGGGCTCAGTTGCCCCGAATGCGGAGGGACCCTTTGGGAACTGGCCCAGGGCTCCTTAACGCGGTATCAATGTCACGTCGGGCATGGATTTACCGAACAGTCTTTGTTGGCAGGAAAATCGAATAGCCTGGACCAGGCTTTGTGGACGGCCTTTCGTCTCATGGAGGAGCGTGTGGCCCTCCTGCAAAAATGTATTGCCAGAGCTGAATACACTGGTCGTCGGCACACCCTGAGCTTGTATCAAAAGCAGCTGGAACCTCTCCTGCCTCAATTGCAACAATTTCGAGATCTGTTAAGTCAGAAATCTTCCCTTCCGCTTGAACCTCCCACGCCAGCCAACACGTCTGAATGAATCATGCACCAATCCGACGGGTTTCTCCTGATTGTTGAGGAGGATGCCCCGGACCGGCTGTTCAACACCGCACCAAACTTTTCAAAGCGGTCTGAATCAAAAAAAATTACCATCTTCCATGACCGAAGCAGGATGTTCAAATAGGCTGTCCGGTTCCGTTTGGTGTTTTTTCAGCGTGAGTGCATCACGTTCCAACCACGTTCTGCGGATTGGTTTCATGCCGGTACGGGGGATCTTCGTTATTGTCGATGCCCTACAGGGAGTGTTGAATGATAATAATTTCCAGGGGCCTATTGACCCACTGGCACGTTGAATATTAGAGGCCTCGGGGCTGTTCAAAAAAGCATGCCCTGAGTCTTCCCGAAGGGTCCGTCCAGTCCTGTCCTGAGGCTTTTCGAAGAAAAGGCCGCAAATTTCCTGACGTGGCCCGAAGGGCACAACTTTTGTTTTGCGCGCAGAGCGTACTTCCAGTACGTGAGCACGGATAAAGGGCGAGAACGCCGCTGGCGGCTTTTTTCAACAGCCCCCAACACGATGCGCAGCCTGGTTCGGTCTTCCTCTTCATGGGCATGAAGTCATTCCCATTGGCTTGATTCCCTCTTTCGTCCATTCATAACCCTCATATTGCGTTCGACATGTTTCAAGGGATCTTCAGGTCTAGACCTAGGGTTTTGGGCAGTAGTCGCTTTCGGGGTGGGAAACTACAGTCAGACCATGAATATAAATTATTTCAATTCAAAAGAAGGAGGCGTTATGCAAACATTTACCCTGACCGCGATGAGAAACGAGCACCCCGAGGTGTTCCCTCAATTGATTCACCAAATGCAACAATCACATTGTTCACGGTGCGGAGGAACGATGGTCGAAGAGACGTATATGGATATTTTCTCCGATTATGAGGATTTTAAGTTTCAGGCCAAGCACTGTATTCAATGTGGTGACGTCATCGACCCGTTTATTTTGCTGAACCGTTTGCGAACACATGCAGGTGAGACTCCGTCCGTGAATACTTTGTCTCAGCCGCGTCATCGTGAAAATGGATTGGTGATGACAGGGTAAAAAAACATGGATATTCATTTTGGTGGATTCGACCACAAACGGGTCACAATAAAAGGGCAACTATCATGAACGGCAAAAAATGTAGCTTTTGGATATGTAGCATTCTCCTGAGTCTCATGATGGCGGGAAATGGCATCGCCGCGGACATTCCGAAGGAACCCGGTGAGGCCAATCTCATCAATGAAGATGTGAATATCGTTACGGGATTGTATATCCGGGAATACTCCTTACGGGGAGATGGAGTCGTCGATTATAAAACGGCCCGGCAAATTATTTTTTATGAAAATAATAAATTTTGGAATACGGTCGTTGAAACGGTTCAATGGCCTTTATTCTACTGGCTGGATGACGATCGGGATGGCGTCTTCGATCAATTTGTCGATCAGCGGGTCGAAGGAGATGAAGATTATATCATCCCGTATTTGCCGGTTTCGGAGAAATAGTCTATGCATCATTTGAGAAGAGCAATGATCATCGGCAGCATTCTGGCATGGGCCATCCCTGGCGGATGGGCCTTTTCCTTCGCAAAACCGCCTGTGGCCGAACAGATGTATTGGCAGAAGCAATCCGTGACCTTTCTGGGAACCTCTCTCGACCTGGATGGTGAACCGATCGGAATTGTGTCTGAACTGGACATTTCATTTCGGAAACAGGAAGGTCAGGAAGCGTTGAACGTGACCTTTTCGAGCGGACCGGGAAAATTTTCACCGTTAACTCAAGTGGCCATTCATTCCGGGATCGTCTCGGCGGCTCGCATGGCAGGGCTTGATCCAAAAACCTGGAATGTTTTTTTGAAATTTCCAAATCCCGGTGTGACGATTTACGGGGATAGTTTGACCGCGATGGTAAGTGTAGTGGCCCTGGCGATGGCTAACAATAATGACATTATCCTGAACCACGTGATGACCGGGAAAGTGACCCATGACGGTCATATCGGGGCGGTGGGGGGAATCCCACTGAAAATCCAGGCCGCCTTTGAGGAACATATTCCAAGAGTCATTATTCCTGAAGATCAGTTTCCTGAAGACGATGATTGGCAGACGCCTTTTCTGATGCAGGTTTCTCCCGTCAATACGGTGTTGCAGGCCTATCAGATGTTAACCGGAGCGACACTGTCGGGCACCGGAAACACATCCGAGTTGATGGCGCAGCATTCCAACGAGAAATAGGGAAGAGGGCTAGGCAGGTTTTTGTTGACGCCGATATTTCCTGACGATGGTGACTAAGTTTTCAGCCGGACCTCCCTTCGTGACAAATGCCGCCGCTCCTGCCTCCCGGAACCATCGGGCCACGTCCGGCGTGTCATACACGGATAATCCGATCATCACAGTGTCGGGAAAGAATTGTTTGATATTTTTGATGGCTTCCAGACCGTCCATCTTGGGCATGTGAAGATCCATCACGACGACGTCGGGGCGGAGTGACTCACAAAGGGTCACTGCCTGTTTCCCGTCTTCTGCCTCTCCGACGACTTCAAAATCCACTTGAGCGTTCAGAATATGGCAAAATCCCTCACGGACCATCTTATGATCATCTGCGAGAAGAATGCGGATTTTTTCTGAAGGAGGACGGGAAACATGAGCCTTTTTGTGGGCGTGCACCTGAGTCGGTTTGACCGTGCGTAGCTGGAGATCCTCCTGGCTGTGTTCAATGGGAATACGCAAAAGGACTTGAGTGCCTTGTTGCGGGGCTGAATGGAGAACCATTTCTCCGCCGAGGGCTTCCAATCGCTCTCGAATACTAAAGAGTCCAAAATTGGTCGGAGATTGTTCATTTCTCTCTTCAAGACTTTCATGAAACCCGCAGCCGGAATCCTTCACTTCGATCAGCAGATGGCTGTCCTGTGGGAAAGACAGATTCACCATCACCTCATGCACGCCGGAATGTTTAAGTACGTTATATAACAGTTCCCGAACGGATTGAAAGACGAGAACGGCTTGATCTTCCGGCAGGTTTAGTGTCTCATCTGTACTTTTCAAGGTGACCGTTAATCCCTGTTTTCCCATTTCGGTTCCCAACCAGACGAGAGCGGCATGGAGTCCGAATTCATAGAGACAGGTCGGACTCAGTTGGCTGACCAGTGTTCGTGTATACGTCAGGGATTGATCCAAGAGGTTATCCGCTTCCTGAATCACCTTGAGGAGGGTTTCCTTATCTGAAATCGATTGACCTTGACTTAATTTCAGTCGACAGACGACAAGGAGCTGTGCCAGATAATCATGAAGGTCCGTCGCCAACCGGCGTCGTTCCCGTTGTTCGGTTACCGTGAGATCGGAAGCCATGGCGCGTAGCCGTTCCTGGTTGCGAGTGAGTTCCTGAGTACGTTGCATCACGCGCTCTTCCAATGTGCGATTTAATTCGGCTAATTTGTCACTGGTATCTTTTTGAGCGCTTTTGTCCCGGACCACTTTGGCAAATCCGATCAGTTTGTCGTCGGGGTCGCGTATAGCCGTCACCGCGCCACTGGCCCAAAATCGTGACCCATCGGCCCGTACCAGCCAATTGTCATCGTCCCCTTTTTCTAAGGATTCCGCCCTTCGCAATTCGGTTGCCGGGCGACCATCCCGTTTGTCTTCAGCAGTAAAGAGTAGAGAAAAATGTTTATGCAATGCCGCGACTTCTGTGTGCCCAAAAAGCCGCTCAGCTCCGGAATTCCAATGGGTAATGTTCCCCTCCAAATCAAGCATGATAAAAGCCAGGCCGGTGGCGCCATCAACAAATAGCCGGTACTTTCTTTCACTATCCCGGCGAATCCGCTCATTCTTTTCCCGTTCAATGGCATAGTGCAGAATTCGGGAAAGTAACACGGCATTCATCGAAGATTTCGGGATATAATCCTGTGCCCCTAATTTGATGGCTTCAAGGGCCAGCGGTTCATCATCGGTGCCGGTTAACACCACGAGGGGAATGGCCGAGTTTGCCGACCGGATTATTTTCAAGGTTTCAAGTCCATTGGTTTCCGGCAGATTTAGATCAAGAAGGATAACGTCAAACGGCGTGCCGTGAAGGATGGTCAGGGCCTCTTTCAGCGTCGATACCCGGGTGATATGAAAGGGGGACATGCCGGAGGCATCCTTCAGCCGCTCGCGCACTAATTCTGCGTCGGCCGGATTGTCCTCCACTAACAGGATGGAATGAGTCGGGGATGGGAGATCGCTCATGCCTCTGCCACTTTTGGAGGGAGTTTGACTACAGAGAGCCAGAAATCTTCGAGTGATTGAATCATTTTGATGAATTGCAAAATATCAATGGGTTTGACCAAATACGCGTTGGCATGCAGATCGTAACTCCGCAAGACATCTGCTTCGTCATCAGATGTGGTCAACACCACCACGGGAATTGTGCGGATGTGCGGGTCGGATTTGATTTCCTTTAGAACGTCCCTCCCGTCCTTTTTGGGAAGGTTTAAATCCAACAGAATAAGGTCCGGTCGGGGCGCCTGTTGAAAGGGTGCTGCCTGCCGAATGAAGGCCATGGCGCTGACCCCGTCTTGAACCACATGAAGGGTATTCCGGAGGCGAGCTTCCCGAAAGGCTTCCTGGGTCAGCCGGATATCAGCGGGATTATCCTCTATGAGTAAAATTTCAATAGGATTCTGCATGAACGTTCTCCGGTTTATTTAGGTAGAGTAAAAGAAAACTTGGATCCACTTCCCGGTTCGGATTCCACCCAGATGCGGCCTCCACGGCGCTCCACAATTTTCTTGCATATGGCCAGACCGATTCCGGTGCCCTGATATTCTTCCCTCGTGTGCAGTCTTTTGAACGGAAGAAAGATCCGCTCGAAATATTCCGATCCGACGCCGATCCCGTTATCCTGCACCGAAAAGATCCACCCGTCGGACCCTTCCTCAGCAGATACATGAATATGGGGCGTTTTCGGGCCGTGAAATTTCATGGCATTGGTTATCAGATTTTGGAGTAGATGTTGAAAATGCGACCGATCGGTCCGGATGGTCGGCAGAGGGTCATGAGTGATCGAAGCCTGTTTGTCCTCAATGGCCATGCGGAGATGTTCGAGGACTTCATTGAGCACATCCCCGGCGTTGACCGGAACAGGGTTCAGTTCCTGGGCCTGAATTCTCGAATATTTCAGGAGGTCTTGAATGAGGGTTTGCATGCGATTCGCTCCATCCGTCACGAATCCAATAAATTCCTGACCCTGTTTGTCCAATTGCTCTTTATAGCGCTCCGACAACAACTGCGTAAAGCCATGAATTGTGCGGAGGGGTTCTTGGAGATCATGAGAGGCAATATAGGCAAATTGTTCAAGATCCTCGTTTGATTGCTTAAGGGAGGCTGCGTGGCTGGCCAAGGAGAGGTTTTGTATCGCCAGGAGATTCTCCAACCTCTTTTGCTGAGAAATATCCCGTGCAATTTTCGACGCGCCAATTGCGTTTCCCCACCGGTCGATAATGGGGGAAATTGTTAGCGATACCGGTATGTCCTGTCCGTCCTTCCTCCGCCGAATCGTTTCAAAATTTTGAATCGGCTTCCCACTCTGAAGTTTTGCCAGAATATCCTTTTCTTCGGCAATCCGGTCTGGCGGAAACAGAAATGGCATGTATTGCCCGATGCTCTCCTGTGACGAATATCCGAACATCTGTTCGGCTCCGTTGTTCCAACTGGTGACTTGTCCTTGGAGTGTTTGGCCGATAATGGCGTCAGGGGTGGATTCCACGATAGAGGCTAACCGAAGCCGGACCTCCATCCCCTGACGATATTGATA
Above is a window of Candidatus Nitrospira neomarina DNA encoding:
- a CDS encoding response regulator; the protein is MQNPIEILLIEDNPADIRLTQEAFREARLRNTLHVVQDGVSAMAFIRQAAPFQQAPRPDLILLDLNLPKKDGRDVLKEIKSDPHIRTIPVVVLTTSDDEADVLRSYDLHANAYLVKPIDILQFIKMIQSLEDFWLSVVKLPPKVAEA
- a CDS encoding sensor histidine kinase, which encodes MMTVQEQVKAGAHAKKLDIILLVAISALIVGIFVLDLFTKTGVAIGMLYVSAIMLTHYLPYPKSPFIVAGVCTVFAIVGVIYSPGVNVVYSGSTIAGNAVANRLLSLFMIWATALLSYQYRQGMEVRLRLASIVESTPDAIIGQTLQGQVTSWNNGAEQMFGYSSQESIGQYMPFLFPPDRIAEEKDILAKLQSGKPIQNFETIRRRKDGQDIPVSLTISPIIDRWGNAIGASKIARDISQQKRLENLLAIQNLSLASHAASLKQSNEDLEQFAYIASHDLQEPLRTIHGFTQLLSERYKEQLDKQGQEFIGFVTDGANRMQTLIQDLLKYSRIQAQELNPVPVNAGDVLNEVLEHLRMAIEDKQASITHDPLPTIRTDRSHFQHLLQNLITNAMKFHGPKTPHIHVSAEEGSDGWIFSVQDNGIGVGSEYFERIFLPFKRLHTREEYQGTGIGLAICKKIVERRGGRIWVESEPGSGSKFSFTLPK
- a CDS encoding response regulator produces the protein MSDLPSPTHSILLVEDNPADAELVRERLKDASGMSPFHITRVSTLKEALTILHGTPFDVILLDLNLPETNGLETLKIIRSANSAIPLVVLTGTDDEPLALEAIKLGAQDYIPKSSMNAVLLSRILHYAIEREKNERIRRDSERKYRLFVDGATGLAFIMLDLEGNITHWNSGAERLFGHTEVAALHKHFSLLFTAEDKRDGRPATELRRAESLEKGDDDNWLVRADGSRFWASGAVTAIRDPDDKLIGFAKVVRDKSAQKDTSDKLAELNRTLEERVMQRTQELTRNQERLRAMASDLTVTEQRERRRLATDLHDYLAQLLVVCRLKLSQGQSISDKETLLKVIQEADNLLDQSLTYTRTLVSQLSPTCLYEFGLHAALVWLGTEMGKQGLTVTLKSTDETLNLPEDQAVLVFQSVRELLYNVLKHSGVHEVMVNLSFPQDSHLLIEVKDSGCGFHESLEERNEQSPTNFGLFSIRERLEALGGEMVLHSAPQQGTQVLLRIPIEHSQEDLQLRTVKPTQVHAHKKAHVSRPPSEKIRILLADDHKMVREGFCHILNAQVDFEVVGEAEDGKQAVTLCESLRPDVVVMDLHMPKMDGLEAIKNIKQFFPDTVMIGLSVYDTPDVARWFREAGAAAFVTKGGPAENLVTIVRKYRRQQKPA
- a CDS encoding chemotaxis protein CheB, producing the protein MIQSSHPDIIVIGASAGGITALKKLVSYFPQDLQASILVVLHLGSYSTSTLDTILAEAGPLPATFAKNGEFISYGRMYVAPPDFHLLIDKDVMVLSKGPRENLWRPSIDTLFRSAAVSYGVRVVGIILSGYLDDGVAGLLAIQRCGGMIMVQDPAEALFPDLPNNVLAHMRVDVCLPVEDLARQLIQQVKTTVGQEFPPPEDLIEENVTVDDYMSHLPPRHVKGEVAGLSCPECGGTLWELAQGSLTRYQCHVGHGFTEQSLLAGKSNSLDQALWTAFRLMEERVALLQKCIARAEYTGRRHTLSLYQKQLEPLLPQLQQFRDLLSQKSSLPLEPPTPANTSE
- a CDS encoding S16 family serine protease, whose product is MHHLRRAMIIGSILAWAIPGGWAFSFAKPPVAEQMYWQKQSVTFLGTSLDLDGEPIGIVSELDISFRKQEGQEALNVTFSSGPGKFSPLTQVAIHSGIVSAARMAGLDPKTWNVFLKFPNPGVTIYGDSLTAMVSVVALAMANNNDIILNHVMTGKVTHDGHIGAVGGIPLKIQAAFEEHIPRVIIPEDQFPEDDDWQTPFLMQVSPVNTVLQAYQMLTGATLSGTGNTSELMAQHSNEK